A section of the Quatrionicoccus australiensis genome encodes:
- a CDS encoding cbb3-type cytochrome c oxidase subunit I, with translation MQYKSQIVAKHYFVGALVLFVAQILFGLVMGLQYVVGDFLFPAIPFNVARMVHTNTLIVWLLMGFMGSAYYLVPEESERELYSPKLAIAMFWIFLVAAGLTVIGYLSVPYATLARVTGNDLLPTMGREFLEQPGITKIGIVVVALAFLFNLSMTFLKGRKTAITSVMLIGLWGLAIFFLFSFVNPDNLVRDKFYWWWVVHLWVEGVWELILGSILAFVLIKITGVDREVIEKWLYVIITLTLITGILGTGHHYFWIGAPEYWQWFGSVFSALEPIPFFAMTLFAFNMVNRRRREHPNRAATLWALGTGVMAFLGAGVWGFLHTLAPVNYYTHGTQITAAHGHMAFYGAYVMVVLTMISYTMPLMRGRAANSNAAQVMEMWGFWLMTIAMVFITLFLTAAGILQVWLQRVSETPLGFMATQDQVALFYWLREGAGLIFLIGLLTYLASFFKGEKAAG, from the coding sequence ATGCAATACAAATCTCAAATAGTGGCCAAACACTATTTCGTCGGTGCCCTGGTGCTCTTCGTCGCGCAGATCCTGTTCGGCCTGGTCATGGGCCTGCAGTACGTGGTTGGCGACTTCCTGTTCCCGGCCATTCCGTTCAACGTCGCCCGCATGGTGCATACCAATACGCTGATCGTCTGGCTGCTGATGGGTTTCATGGGTTCGGCCTATTACCTGGTGCCGGAAGAGTCTGAGCGCGAGCTGTACAGCCCGAAACTGGCGATCGCGATGTTCTGGATCTTCCTCGTCGCCGCCGGCCTGACCGTGATTGGCTACCTCTCGGTGCCGTATGCGACACTGGCCCGCGTTACCGGCAACGACCTGCTGCCCACCATGGGCCGCGAATTCCTCGAACAGCCGGGGATCACCAAGATCGGCATCGTCGTCGTCGCGCTCGCCTTCCTGTTCAACCTGTCGATGACCTTCCTCAAGGGGCGCAAGACAGCGATCACCTCGGTGATGTTGATCGGCCTGTGGGGGCTGGCGATCTTCTTCCTGTTCTCCTTCGTCAACCCGGACAACCTGGTGCGTGACAAGTTCTACTGGTGGTGGGTCGTGCATCTTTGGGTCGAAGGCGTCTGGGAACTGATCCTCGGCTCCATCCTCGCCTTCGTGCTGATCAAGATCACCGGCGTCGACCGCGAAGTGATCGAGAAGTGGCTGTACGTGATCATCACGCTGACGCTGATTACCGGCATCCTCGGTACCGGCCACCATTATTTCTGGATCGGTGCGCCGGAGTACTGGCAGTGGTTCGGCTCGGTGTTCTCGGCACTCGAACCGATTCCCTTCTTCGCGATGACGCTGTTTGCCTTCAACATGGTGAATCGTCGCCGCCGTGAGCATCCGAATCGTGCTGCCACGCTGTGGGCGCTCGGTACCGGCGTGATGGCCTTCCTCGGCGCCGGCGTCTGGGGCTTCCTGCATACGCTGGCCCCGGTCAATTACTATACGCACGGCACGCAGATCACCGCGGCGCATGGTCACATGGCGTTCTACGGTGCCTACGTGATGGTCGTGCTGACCATGATCTCCTACACCATGCCCTTGATGCGAGGTCGCGCTGCCAACAGCAATGCGGCCCAGGTCATGGAAATGTGGGGCTTCTGGCTGATGACCATCGCCATGGTCTTCATCACGCTGTTCCTGACCGCTGCCGGCATCCTGCAAGTCTGGCTGCAACGGGTCAGCGAAACGCCGCTTGGTTTCATGGCGACACAGGACCAGGTGGCGTTGTTCTACTGGCTGCGCGAAGGCGCCGGCCTGATCTTCCTGATCGGCCTGCTGACTTACCTGGCCAGCTTTTTCAAAGGCGAAAAGGCCGCCGGCTGA
- a CDS encoding c-type cytochrome — MSASFSTSAARNMFYGGSTFFFLIFLALTYNTEQQLPKRDQRAQLDNPAVVAGKRLWENNNCVGCHTLLGEGAYFAPELGNVYKRRGPDFIKAWIKAQPTGTPGRRQMPDFHFSDKDLDDIVAFLKYASEINTANWPPNIEG; from the coding sequence ATGAGTGCGTCATTCTCAACCTCGGCAGCCCGGAATATGTTTTATGGAGGAAGTACGTTTTTCTTCCTGATATTCCTGGCGCTGACCTACAACACGGAGCAGCAACTGCCGAAGCGGGATCAGCGTGCCCAGCTCGACAATCCGGCCGTCGTCGCCGGCAAGCGCTTGTGGGAAAACAACAACTGTGTCGGCTGCCATACGCTGCTCGGCGAAGGGGCCTACTTTGCGCCGGAACTGGGCAACGTGTACAAGCGCCGCGGCCCGGATTTCATCAAGGCCTGGATCAAGGCGCAGCCGACCGGTACGCCCGGTCGCCGGCAGATGCCCGACTTCCACTTCAGCGACAAGGATCTCGATGACATCGTCGCCTTCCTGAAGTACGCCTCCGAGATCAATACCGCCAATTGGCCGCCCAACATCGAAGGCTAA
- a CDS encoding nitric oxide reductase activation protein NorD, with protein MEEWVGGLWHKFISGAAAKDYPGAAVHLPEMEKTLGMVFRAFGGDAGLRVLGATAERHGARRSLLQRVAGSGEKMQAAGLDGVSLRLPAHIAVFPESGLNRDLYVWLAALAAHDVPSDEAWIIRNQRATVVTLARYPGLLPRYQKLFAALLAQRPDVRSLPADESAQEAAVRQALQVPGSVSSWPALTRRGAREIAPVPLWLYPLAGAAGAPRRLQHQESAADVEAEDAEGRQKARQTEMPAEKDGILLLFRAESIFSWAEYVKVNRSQDDEPDGKAAKAAESMDQLDVAQDGERVASRVRFDLDLPAAAEDDLPLGPGIPLPEWDFRKQLLQPDYCRLQAMESRHVEPIPLPERLRPHARRLRNQFAALAPTRRWLKAQPEGIEPDIDAWVRLQADRQAGHPDAAAGLYLAQVQQERDLACLVLADLSLSTDAWASNEQKVIDVIRDSLMLFAEALGATGDRFALCGFSSLKRGHVRFHELKAFERPWDDLARGRVQAIKPGYYTRLGAAIRHSCTLLGRQPNRQRLLLILSDGKPHDLDLYEGRYGIEDTRASIAAAREQGIRPFCVTIDKEAASYLPHVFGAHGFTVLRRPEELATRLPLLYAQLTRD; from the coding sequence ATGGAAGAATGGGTAGGCGGCCTCTGGCACAAGTTCATCAGCGGTGCGGCGGCGAAGGATTATCCCGGCGCAGCGGTCCACCTCCCGGAAATGGAGAAAACGCTGGGCATGGTCTTTCGCGCCTTCGGTGGCGATGCCGGCCTGCGCGTACTGGGCGCCACCGCCGAGCGGCACGGTGCGCGGCGCTCATTGCTGCAAAGGGTGGCGGGTAGCGGCGAGAAAATGCAGGCGGCGGGCCTGGATGGCGTCAGTCTGCGCCTGCCGGCGCACATCGCCGTTTTTCCGGAAAGCGGTCTGAATCGCGATCTCTATGTCTGGCTGGCGGCGCTCGCCGCGCATGATGTGCCGAGCGACGAGGCGTGGATCATCCGCAACCAGCGGGCGACGGTGGTGACGCTGGCGCGCTATCCGGGCCTGCTGCCACGTTATCAAAAACTGTTTGCGGCGCTGCTCGCCCAGCGCCCGGATGTGCGTTCCCTGCCGGCAGATGAATCGGCGCAGGAAGCGGCGGTGCGGCAGGCCTTGCAGGTGCCCGGTTCGGTCTCATCCTGGCCAGCGTTGACACGGCGTGGTGCCCGGGAGATTGCCCCGGTTCCCTTGTGGCTATATCCGCTTGCAGGCGCCGCGGGGGCGCCGCGGCGCCTGCAACATCAGGAATCCGCCGCAGATGTCGAGGCCGAGGACGCCGAGGGGCGGCAGAAGGCGCGACAGACCGAGATGCCGGCCGAAAAGGACGGCATCCTGCTGCTGTTTCGCGCCGAGAGCATTTTTTCCTGGGCCGAGTACGTCAAGGTCAATCGCTCGCAGGATGACGAGCCGGACGGCAAGGCCGCCAAGGCGGCCGAAAGCATGGATCAGCTCGACGTCGCCCAGGATGGCGAGCGCGTCGCGTCGCGCGTGCGTTTCGACCTCGACCTGCCGGCTGCGGCCGAGGACGATCTGCCGCTCGGGCCGGGCATTCCGCTGCCCGAGTGGGATTTCCGCAAGCAGCTCCTGCAGCCCGATTACTGCCGGCTGCAAGCCATGGAATCGCGTCATGTCGAGCCGATCCCGCTGCCCGAGCGCCTGCGTCCGCATGCCCGGCGCCTGCGCAACCAGTTTGCCGCGCTGGCGCCGACCCGCCGCTGGCTGAAGGCGCAGCCCGAAGGCATCGAGCCGGATATCGACGCCTGGGTACGTTTGCAGGCCGATCGTCAGGCCGGACACCCGGATGCAGCAGCCGGCCTTTACCTGGCCCAGGTACAACAGGAGCGAGACCTGGCTTGCCTGGTTTTGGCCGATTTGTCCTTGTCGACCGATGCCTGGGCTTCCAACGAACAAAAAGTGATCGACGTGATCCGCGACAGCCTGATGCTGTTTGCCGAGGCGCTCGGTGCGACCGGCGACCGTTTCGCGCTGTGCGGTTTTTCCTCGCTCAAGCGCGGCCATGTCCGCTTCCACGAACTGAAAGCCTTCGAGCGGCCGTGGGACGACCTGGCGCGTGGCCGCGTGCAGGCGATCAAGCCCGGCTATTACACCCGGCTCGGTGCCGCCATCCGCCACAGTTGCACCTTGCTCGGCCGCCAACCCAACCGGCAGCGCCTGCTGCTCATCCTCTCCGACGGCAAGCCGCATGATCTCGATCTCTACGAGGGCCGTTACGGCATCGAAGACACCCGGGCGAGCATCGCCGCCGCCCGGGAGCAGGGCATCCGCCCGTTTTGCGTCACCATCGACAAGGAGGCGGCAAGCTACCTGCCGCATGTCTTTGGCGCGCATGGCTTCACCGTGCTGCGCCGACCCGAGGAGTTGGCAACCCGTTTGCCGCTGCTTTACGCGCAACTGACGCGGGATTGA
- the nosD gene encoding nitrous oxide reductase family maturation protein NosD, with protein MLYDKCTSCLQLFLACLLPAIGIAAQPLQPWLDSASPGSRIRLPPGIYSGPAVISKALTLEGDGQVIIDGGGSGTVLTVKADDVSLRGLHLRASGDSHDAIDSGLHVEGQRILIENNRIDDALFGIVLHSTGDSIVRNNRIRSKAFAAADRGDGLRLWNSSGNLIVGNDIAQIRDITVSNSPRNRFVGNRVFDSRRAFNLLFANRSLIEGNHLERNSTGIIALNSDGLIIRNNRVMHAMDASGAGIAVKETSAALIIGNDIVHCAYGIMADSPMHPINRIVLIDNRVAHNVTGIYFYGEKGGHIALRNRFESNLWQVAMASTGDPLNDTWSGNYWDDYQGFDRNGDGVGDTPHEIYTYADRIWLETPPAKFFRNSPLLELLDFLERLAPFSQPDLVLRDPAPLINRPR; from the coding sequence ATGCTGTACGACAAATGTACGTCCTGCTTGCAACTTTTCCTCGCCTGCCTGTTACCGGCCATCGGTATTGCCGCCCAACCGCTGCAACCCTGGCTCGACTCGGCTTCGCCGGGCAGTCGCATCCGTTTGCCGCCCGGCATCTACAGCGGTCCGGCGGTGATCAGCAAGGCGTTGACGCTGGAAGGTGACGGGCAGGTGATCATCGACGGCGGCGGCAGCGGCACGGTGCTGACGGTCAAGGCCGACGACGTCAGCTTGCGCGGGCTGCATTTGCGCGCGAGCGGCGATTCGCACGATGCCATCGATAGCGGCCTGCACGTCGAAGGGCAGCGCATCCTGATCGAGAACAACCGCATCGACGATGCGCTGTTCGGGATCGTCCTGCACAGCACCGGCGACAGCATCGTGCGCAACAACCGCATCCGTTCGAAAGCCTTTGCCGCGGCCGACCGCGGCGACGGGCTGCGCCTGTGGAACAGTAGCGGCAACCTGATCGTCGGCAACGACATCGCACAGATTCGCGACATCACGGTCAGCAACTCGCCGCGCAACCGCTTCGTCGGCAACCGGGTGTTTGACAGCCGGCGCGCCTTCAACCTGCTTTTCGCAAATCGCAGCCTGATCGAGGGCAATCATCTGGAACGGAACTCGACCGGCATCATCGCCCTGAATTCGGACGGACTGATCATCCGCAACAACCGCGTCATGCATGCCATGGACGCCTCCGGCGCCGGCATCGCCGTCAAGGAAACCTCGGCCGCGCTGATCATCGGCAACGACATCGTGCATTGCGCCTACGGCATCATGGCCGATTCGCCGATGCACCCGATCAACCGTATCGTCCTCATCGACAACCGGGTCGCCCACAACGTGACCGGCATCTATTTCTATGGCGAGAAGGGCGGTCACATCGCGCTCCGCAATCGTTTCGAAAGCAATCTGTGGCAGGTCGCGATGGCGAGTACCGGCGATCCGCTGAACGACACCTGGTCGGGCAACTACTGGGACGATTATCAGGGCTTCGACCGCAATGGCGACGGGGTCGGCGATACGCCGCACGAGATCTATACCTACGCCGACCGCATCTGGCTGGAGACACCGCCCGCCAAGTTCTTCCGCAACTCGCCGCTGCTCGAATTGCTCGACTTTCTCGAGCGCCTGGCGCCGTTTTCGCAACCCGATCTGGTGCTGCGCGACCCGGCGCCGCTGATCAACCGGCCGCGCTGA